The Prunus persica cultivar Lovell chromosome G7, Prunus_persica_NCBIv2, whole genome shotgun sequence genome has a segment encoding these proteins:
- the LOC18769276 gene encoding salicylic acid-binding protein 2 — MHYSTGQEKRARFVRNMENMRVKHLVSFLLFLCLTRICTPSPNTDANQKHFVLVHGAGHGAWCWYKVSTLLSSIGHNVTALDLAASGVNPKQVQQLHSLSDYVEPLMRFMKSLPTKERVILVGHSMGGAAISIAMEKFPEKIYTAVFATAVMPGPALDYLNLSSQILNSLDLMDTQFRYDRGPNNPPTAALLGPKLLSSSMYQLSPPEDLTLALSLVRFTPLFSDDIKLTNEKYGSVRRVFIGCDQDHIITEKSRMLMINKNPPNEVKLINGSDHMVMFSRPLELFSYLKEVAES, encoded by the exons ATGCATTATAGTACAGGCCAAGAAAAGAGAGCGAGGTTTGTACGAAACATGGAGAATATGAGAGTGAAGCATTTGGtgtctttccttttatttctttgcttGACCAGAATCTGCACCCCATCTCCAAACACAGATGCAAACCAGAAGCATTTTGTGCTGGTTCATGGAGCTGGTCATGGGGCATGGTGCTGGTACAAGGTCTCAACTCTACTCAGCTCAATTGGTCATAATGTTACAGCGCTAGACCTAGCAGCATCTGGGGTCAACCCAAAGCAAGTTCAACAACTTCATTCTCTCTCGGATTACGTTGAGCCATTGATGAGATTCATGAAGTCTCTCCCGACAAAGGAGAGGGTCATCCTTGTGGGCCACAGCATGGGTGGGGCAGCCATATCCATTGCCATGGAGAAATTCCCTGAGAAGATTTATACTGCAGTATTTGCCACCGCTGTAATGCCTGGTCCTGCTCTCGACTACTTAAATCTGTCATCTCAG aTTTTGAACAGTCTGGATTTGATGGACACTCAATTTAGATATGATCGGGGACCCAACAATCCTCCTACCGCCGCACTTCTTGGGCCAAAGTTATTGTCGTCGTCAATGTACCAACTCTCACCACCAGAG GATTTAACCCTAGCATTGTCCTTGGTAAGATTCACTCCTCTCTTTAGTGATGATATAAAACTCACTAATGAGAAATATGGATCGGTTCGTAGAGTATTCATCGGGTGCGACCAAGACCATATAATAACTGAGAAATCGCGAATGTTGATGATCAATAAGAATCCGCCGAATGAAGTCAAATTGATCAATGGTTCTGATCACATGGTGATGTTCTCTAGACCGCTTGAGCTGTTCTCCTACCTCAAGGAGGTTGCTGAGAGTTAG